One Streptosporangium sp. NBC_01495 DNA window includes the following coding sequences:
- the phzG gene encoding phenazine biosynthesis FMN-dependent oxidase PhzG has protein sequence MSSRYESLTGPTDLDFPEYDCPPPEPLELAGRWLATAVDIGVREPKALALATADSRGRPSSRTVIVQEFDRRGLLFITHATSQKGREIAENGWASGLLYWRETAQQLIFSGPVVRLGAAEADLLWAGRPTPLLSMSTASWQSAPLEDPEAVLKEAERLAVLREPLPRPDRFAGYRLEPTVVEFWAAASSRLHRRLRYDLTEDGWRPVRLHP, from the coding sequence TTGTCTAGCCGATACGAAAGTCTCACGGGCCCCACGGACCTGGACTTCCCGGAGTACGACTGCCCGCCGCCCGAGCCGCTGGAGCTGGCGGGCCGATGGCTGGCGACCGCCGTCGACATCGGCGTGCGCGAGCCCAAGGCGCTGGCCCTGGCCACTGCCGACAGTCGAGGCCGCCCTTCCAGCCGGACGGTGATCGTGCAGGAGTTCGATCGGCGCGGCCTGCTCTTCATCACCCACGCCACCAGCCAGAAGGGCCGGGAGATCGCCGAGAACGGCTGGGCTTCCGGACTGCTCTACTGGCGGGAAACCGCCCAGCAACTGATCTTCTCGGGTCCGGTCGTACGGCTCGGCGCGGCCGAGGCCGACCTGCTCTGGGCGGGCAGGCCCACCCCCTTGCTCTCCATGTCCACCGCCTCCTGGCAGAGCGCCCCCTTGGAAGATCCAGAGGCGGTGCTGAAGGAGGCCGAGCGCCTGGCCGTACTCCGGGAACCGCTGCCGAGACCCGACCGGTTCGCCGGTTATCGCCTGGAACCCACCGTGGTGGAGTTCTGGGCCGCGGCCTCGTCCCGGTTGCACCGCAGGCTCCGCTACGACCTGACCGAGGACGGCTGGCGGCCCGTCCGGCTCCATCCCTGA
- a CDS encoding isochorismatase family protein, producing the protein MPGIPPITPYPLPTTGDLPRNTARWTPDPARAVLLIHDMQRYFLKPFPPSMREELVGAVARLREQSAALGVPVAYTAQPGSMTEEERGLLKDFWGPGMRRAPEDRLMADELAPAPGDWEFAKFRYSAFARTDLLERLRAAGRDQLIVCGVYAHVGVLMTAVDSFTHDLETFLVADAVADFSSDYHRLALTYAAERCAVLLTAKEVWP; encoded by the coding sequence ATGCCCGGGATCCCCCCGATCACCCCCTACCCGCTGCCCACGACGGGAGATCTGCCCCGCAACACCGCCCGCTGGACTCCCGACCCGGCGCGCGCGGTCCTGCTCATTCACGACATGCAGCGTTACTTCCTCAAGCCTTTCCCGCCGTCGATGCGCGAAGAACTCGTCGGAGCCGTCGCCCGGCTCCGCGAGCAGAGCGCCGCGCTGGGCGTGCCCGTCGCCTACACCGCCCAGCCGGGCTCGATGACCGAGGAGGAACGCGGCCTGCTCAAGGACTTCTGGGGGCCCGGCATGCGCCGCGCCCCGGAGGACCGGCTCATGGCCGACGAGCTCGCCCCGGCGCCGGGTGACTGGGAGTTCGCCAAGTTCCGCTACAGCGCCTTCGCCCGCACCGACCTGCTGGAGCGGCTGCGTGCCGCCGGGCGCGACCAGTTGATCGTCTGCGGCGTGTACGCCCACGTCGGCGTACTCATGACGGCGGTCGACTCCTTCACCCACGACCTGGAGACCTTCCTGGTCGCCGACGCGGTGGCCGACTTCTCGTCCGACTACCACCGGCTGGCCCTGACCTACGCCGCCGAGCGCTGCGCCGTACTGCTCACCGCGAAGGAGGTCTGGCCATGA
- a CDS encoding anthranilate synthase family protein, giving the protein MTDLLDRLREAPAFALLHRPESGAPGTVDVLLGEVIEVARLADLPLEDQAPARERPWHEVLAIIPFRQIRERGYACSDDGVPLLAMKVTDQEIISTDQALTRLPDRLISTTGGEFDVSDDQYAEIVRRVLKEAIGEGEGANFVIKRSFVTTIDDYTPAHALAFFRRLLAMESGAYWTFLVHTGERTFVGATPERHLTLRDGVATMNPISGTYRYPPTGPALGDLMDFLADRKESEELYMVLDEELKMMTRFCAPGVRVAGPRLKEMSRLAHTEYYIEGTSDWDVRDILRESMFAPTVTGSPLENACRVIERYEPHSRGYYSGAMALIGRDAAGARTLDSAILIRTAEIDTRGETRIGVGSTLVRHSDPVSEIAETRAKVAGLLAALAPGIRTRLGRHPDVRAALARRNSDISGFWLGYGDAEGRDLTGVRTLIIDAEDTFTSMLDHQLRSLGMAVTVRRYDDDPGLSGHDLVVLGPGPGDPRDLTHPKIAYLDRAVRELLDGQTPFLTVCLSHQVLCRVLGFPLCRRAVPNQGAPRTIDLFGATERVGFYNTFAARPDAEARGDVELCLDPDNGEIHALRGAHFASIQFHAESVLTRNGPRILSSLIERAMTS; this is encoded by the coding sequence ATGACGGACCTACTGGACCGCCTGCGCGAGGCCCCCGCCTTCGCCCTGCTGCACCGACCGGAGTCCGGCGCGCCCGGCACGGTCGACGTGCTGCTGGGCGAGGTGATCGAGGTGGCACGCCTGGCCGACCTGCCCCTGGAGGACCAGGCGCCCGCCCGGGAGCGGCCGTGGCACGAGGTGCTGGCGATCATCCCGTTCCGGCAGATACGTGAGCGCGGTTACGCCTGCTCCGACGACGGCGTGCCCCTGCTGGCGATGAAGGTGACGGACCAGGAGATCATCTCGACCGACCAGGCGCTCACCCGCCTTCCCGACCGGCTCATCTCCACCACCGGCGGCGAGTTCGACGTCTCGGACGACCAGTACGCCGAAATCGTCCGCCGGGTGCTCAAGGAGGCGATAGGTGAGGGCGAGGGGGCCAACTTCGTCATCAAGCGCTCCTTCGTCACCACCATCGACGACTACACGCCCGCCCACGCCCTGGCCTTCTTCCGCAGGCTGCTGGCGATGGAGTCGGGCGCTTACTGGACCTTCCTCGTCCACACCGGAGAGCGCACCTTCGTCGGCGCCACCCCCGAGCGGCACCTGACGCTGCGCGACGGCGTGGCGACGATGAATCCGATCAGCGGCACCTACCGCTATCCGCCCACCGGCCCCGCGCTCGGCGACCTCATGGACTTCCTGGCCGACCGCAAGGAGTCGGAGGAGCTCTACATGGTCCTCGACGAGGAGCTGAAGATGATGACCCGCTTCTGCGCGCCCGGCGTGCGGGTGGCGGGCCCGCGGCTGAAGGAGATGTCGCGCCTGGCGCACACCGAGTACTACATCGAGGGTACGAGCGACTGGGATGTCCGCGACATCCTGCGCGAATCCATGTTCGCCCCGACCGTCACCGGCAGCCCGCTGGAGAACGCCTGCCGCGTCATCGAGCGCTACGAGCCGCACAGCCGGGGCTACTACAGCGGAGCCATGGCCCTGATCGGCCGCGACGCCGCCGGCGCGCGGACGCTCGACTCGGCGATCCTCATCCGCACCGCGGAGATCGACACCCGCGGTGAGACGAGGATCGGGGTGGGCTCCACCCTCGTGCGCCACTCCGACCCGGTCTCGGAGATCGCCGAGACCCGTGCCAAGGTGGCCGGGCTACTGGCCGCCCTCGCCCCCGGCATCAGGACGCGGCTCGGCCGCCACCCCGACGTCCGCGCGGCCCTGGCCCGCCGCAACAGCGACATCTCCGGCTTCTGGCTCGGGTACGGCGACGCGGAGGGCCGGGACCTCACCGGGGTGCGCACGCTGATCATCGACGCGGAGGACACCTTCACCTCCATGCTCGACCACCAGCTCCGCTCCCTGGGCATGGCGGTCACCGTCCGCCGCTACGACGACGACCCCGGCCTGAGCGGCCACGACCTCGTCGTGCTCGGCCCCGGCCCGGGTGACCCCCGCGACCTCACCCACCCCAAGATCGCCTACCTGGACCGGGCGGTTCGCGAGCTTCTGGACGGCCAGACCCCCTTCCTCACCGTATGCCTCAGCCACCAGGTGCTCTGCCGGGTGCTCGGCTTCCCCCTGTGCCGCCGTGCCGTACCGAACCAGGGAGCGCCGCGCACGATCGACCTGTTCGGAGCCACCGAACGCGTCGGCTTCTACAACACCTTCGCCGCCCGCCCGGACGCCGAGGCCAGGGGAGACGTGGAGCTCTGCCTCGATCCGGACAACGGCGAGATCCACGCCCTGCGCGGTGCGCACTTCGCCTCGATCCAGTTCCACGCCGAGTCGGTGCTCACCCGCAACGGCCCGCGCATCCTCTCCTCCCTGATCGAAAGGGCAATGACATCATGA
- a CDS encoding PhzF family phenazine biosynthesis protein codes for MTHPYVVVDSFTDTPLSGNPVAVLFDAEDLTADRMQAIAKEMNLSETTFVLPAREDGDYHVRVFTPVNELPFAGHPLLGTAVALGEFFDGDRLRLETKMGVIPFDLVREGDAVVAATMEQPTPTFSTFEREEELLAALGLESSTLPVEIYVNGPRHVFVGLPSVEALAGLRPDHRALAAFENMATNCFTGSGTYWRSRMFSPAYGVQEDAATGSAAGPLALHLGRHGRVGFDTWIEIHQGVEMGRPSLMRARAEEGGRILVSGAAAPVARGVILV; via the coding sequence ATGACGCATCCCTATGTGGTCGTCGACTCCTTCACCGACACCCCGCTGTCCGGCAATCCGGTCGCGGTCCTCTTCGATGCCGAGGACCTGACCGCCGACCGCATGCAGGCCATCGCCAAGGAGATGAACCTCTCCGAGACGACCTTCGTCCTGCCCGCCCGCGAGGACGGTGACTACCACGTCCGCGTCTTCACCCCGGTCAACGAGCTGCCCTTCGCGGGCCATCCGCTGCTGGGCACCGCGGTCGCCCTCGGCGAGTTCTTCGACGGCGACCGGCTGCGGCTGGAGACCAAGATGGGCGTCATCCCCTTCGACCTGGTGCGCGAGGGCGACGCGGTGGTCGCGGCGACGATGGAGCAGCCGACCCCCACCTTCTCGACGTTCGAGCGGGAGGAAGAGCTGCTGGCGGCGCTGGGGCTGGAGAGCTCCACCCTCCCGGTCGAGATCTACGTCAACGGACCGCGCCACGTCTTCGTCGGCCTGCCGAGCGTCGAGGCGCTGGCCGGGCTCCGCCCCGACCACCGGGCGCTGGCGGCCTTCGAGAACATGGCGACCAACTGTTTCACCGGATCGGGGACGTACTGGCGCAGCCGCATGTTCTCTCCGGCGTACGGGGTGCAGGAGGACGCGGCCACCGGCTCCGCCGCCGGCCCGCTCGCCCTGCACCTGGGACGGCACGGCCGTGTCGGGTTCGACACGTGGATCGAGATCCACCAGGGCGTCGAGATGGGCCGCCCCTCCCTGATGCGGGCCCGTGCGGAAGAGGGCGGCCGGATCCTGGTTTCCGGCGCCGCCGCACCCGTGGCCAGAGGAGTGATCCTTGTCTAG